TTACACTCACAATATAAGACAAATAGATGCCACATTCCTAAATTTAAATACCAGTCACTTATTGATAATGacattttaatgataattttatgAAGCATTTACTTACTTAAATAATCTTACTCCCAGAATCAAAAATCACATGCCATAGACAGAGTTTATATCGCAAGGAAACAGTATTCATTGACAAGGAGTCTGCCTTtgactgccttcctccctccctccctcctttcctccctccctccttccctccctctctccctccctccctccctcccttccttcttgcctgcctgcctgactgACTTTCTTATCTGCTTGGCATGAGCCTATTTGCTGCTTTTAGTAGCAATACTATCATAACATTTAGATAAACTGAAGAGCAGGGTTGAATTTTAAACTTAACTTAAGCACCTGAACTGGTTCCTCCCAGAAGCCAAATAAGTGTGGCCTTGAATGCAAGGGAGCTATAAATTCTCTCTTCCTAAAAGACTTTAACTTActggggtgttttgcctgcatatgtgcaTGATCTGCATGCAGTGCCCtgtggacaccagaagagggtgtaaatccctggaactgaagtcacagatggtGATGAGTTGCtttatgtgtgctgggaatgtaaACCTGAACCaccatcctctgaaagagcagctggtgttgtaaatagctgagccatctttccagcctcaaatttttattctttcatttttttttcttagtctaTGAGCCAGGTCAGGCGTCAGTGAAACAAAAGAGGCTTAACTAACTCATTTTTTTGCCAAAAGAAAGATGTAAGAAAGAAACGGCCCACAAGAGAAGCATAAGtcactgtgttttatttgtttgtttgtttgtttatttattcatagaACACACCTTTCCTCCCAGAGAGAACACACACTTTAAGGAACACCACTTTAACAATCCCTTTCTTCTGGCTTTGTTTGAATCCTGAGTTTCCATATCTGTTCATCAAGGTTTTTGCACAGTCCTATTAGAGCTTTTCCCTGAGATCACGGAGACTGTGTCTTGGCCACAGAATATATTTTCCTACAAAAATTCAGGATAAAACTAGGGCTCCAAGGGTCCTTGTTTCGGAGAGGTAGAATTCCAAGGAAAAAGGCAAAGGGCACAGCAGACCACTACTTCAATTTGCCTTGGTTGTAAACTATTATTTGTCCCTTCAATATCGCTAAACATTCTAGAAGGAAAAGTTACCTTACTGCTTAGCGAGACACAATCATAGTGCTGGGCACCAGCTCTCTTCGCTCTTCAAGCCTTGGGCTTGCGGTCAAATGCGCAGAGGTTACAGGCAGCATTTCCCCAGTGGCTtatgggaaaggaaaaagtccagatGTGGGCAATTAGGGAAATGTGGTCATCTCAACATGTGCTCAGTCAAGCCTGGGACGCTCACAGTAGTCTGATATCACAGCAGCCCGTGATCCTGCACAAGTAAGAATACTTGCTTGTTGCCTCAAATCTCAATCTATCCCAGTCAGCAAAGCATAAAGAGAACGGACATCACTGTGTCCCCAAGGTTGGAACATGGAAGGTCAACTATGGGCCAAAGGCAGTCACTCCTGAGCTGCACAAGAGTATTGAAGAGAGCCTGCTTGCCAGGAAGGGTCACTCTCGTGTTTTGACgtccttcctcctctcactcATCCCCTTAAATGGTACAACAGAATGCTTTTCTTCCCTGCTGAGGATTTccctaattaaaaacaaagaagcagaGACCACCCTTTCAATAGTGGAAGAAGGCAGTGGGCCCTGAGTAGAACTGGTGTGAAAGAAGGCAGCAAATGAGACAGGCAACAGGCAAGCACTCCAGGGATCCATGTCGACCTCTGAAGATGGAGAGTGTGGAGGGGAGGCTGAGCATCGTTTGCAACATATCCAGAGATACCACTCATGGATGCTGGGGTCCCATCCTTCTTGTTAGGTTTTCTTGGGGTGATTCTGACAAGCCTTCACCATGTCTTTCAAAAAGTTTGGAACGCCATTctgcaaagggaaagaaaattacGTTTCTATGTATTCTTCACTCTCTGGAATGTGGCAGAAGATAAACAACGATGGCTTtaggggaaataaagaaaaatgaggtcTCTGATCCAATTTCTACATGATGCGGTCAGAAAAATGGCACAAGGCAAGACCCAGACAGATGGCTGCATCATAGACAAGGCTTTCAGCTTGACTTTTGCTCATAAGAACTACAGAGCCCTTTTGGAAATATTtactaaaaaggaaggaaaagagccgggcggtggtggcgcatgcctttaatcccagcactcgagaggcagaggcaggcggatctctgtgagttcaaggccagcctggtctacaaagtaaattccaggaaaggcacaaaactacgcagagaaaccctgttttgaaaaacaaaaacaaaaacaaaaaaaggaaatgggggctagtgagatagctcaggGCCTAAAAGCACAGGCTTctgttgcagaggatctgagttcagtcccagcacccatgtcaggcagctcacagccacctgtaactccagccccaggggctccaacacctcttctggactctgcaagcACCCACATAGGCACAttcttccacatgtacacacatacacataatttcttaagaataaaaaagaaaagaaaaataaaagacagaatttGGGATTAGGTTTCTGGATTCTTCCTTGAAGAAGTGATAGGGCTTGCCTTACTGAATTAGCAAATAGTGCTTGAGGTTAGAAGATGGGAGACATAGTTATTTAGTGTCAAACATTGTGCAAGACTTTCTGTAAATGTTATCTCACTGCCTTCTACTCCACGAAGCAGGCAATATTCATCctcgttttgttgttgttgttgttgtttttaaaggaacaaaGTCAGAACTTCCCTAGCCAACACAAAACATTCAGTAGCAAAACCCAGATTCAGAATCACATCTGTTTCCCTCTGATGCCTACAGGCGTTCTTACTCCCATGAGTCTCCTGAGTTCACCCCAAGGCCTGTACAAATCCTGCTGAATAGTCACAGCGAGGCAGGATCCTAGGAGTGGCAGCCTCTAGTGACCTGGGTGACTAGCACAGTTCCCTGGCCTTAGGGAATGATAAAAGCAAAGACCACAGAAGTAGCAGCTTCCTTTGGGCTGTCTCTAAGcaaagtctgtctgtcttaaCTTTCCATAAGCAGATACCGAAAGCACCATTGTCCCTACAAGGAGGAGACCTATGTCTGGAAGTTCCAGAGCGTGATCTTGGAGGGTCTGGGGCCACTGGCAGGGAAGGGCTGGCATTCCAAGCTTAACAGATTCTTTGTCCTGTGTCACAGTCTCCATCCTGGGTGTTGGCCGCTCCAGCTCTATCCAAGTCACTCAACTCAATCTCTTCATAAAAGAGTCTCATTACCCTGGGACAATGTGTCTCTTCAACATGACAACCCACAGGCTAAGTCAACATTTGTCAAATGCACAtaccctgtcccccaccccctaccccctacccccccactcCCGCCTGCCTCCTGGGATCTCACCTTGGCTGCCCAGTTAATGAGCCAGGACGGAATTTGGCCACCCGGGTTATCAAAGTAGTACATGAAAACTaaatggggaaaagaaaagacaattcagaaggggtgggggaggggtgggactgGGCAAATGCAGTAACAAAGCCCTGCAAACCTTCTATCTTCAGAGTCtggcccagagagagagaggaagggagcaagTGATCCCGGGGAACTGCCCTGACCTGCCTTGTGGCTACTGACACAGAAGCATTGTTAAAAATACAGCCCGGGGAACAATTGGCTGTGACTTTTCAGATGCCTGACAAATGCTTGACACTTGGAAATCATCTTTCATTTCATTATCCAAACAGCCCCAAGGAGCTGACAGCTCACCCACCTTATCATGAGGAAATATAGTCAGAACAGTTCAACCACAGACCTAACGGGCATCAGAGTGATGGTTCAGAGTTCTGTCTGATACAGGCAACCCTCTTGCCAGGATGGTGGAAGGTAGATGCCCATGCTTTCCTCCTGGGGGACTGGAACTCAATGTTCTTGAGTCTCTGGCCTTGTGCTGAGCAGAGCTGTATCTTCTAACGAACACCTGCCAATCCACTGGCCCTCGGCCAGCCCTGTCCCTATAGCCATGGGATAAACCCGAAGTGACTCTTCCGAAACCCTAGGGTCTGCTCTCAGTGTTCTGATTTCATCTGGTCAATAAAGAGTGCGTGAGTAAGGGGCaggcctggagagctggctcagtaagtaagagcacttcttgctcttacagaggatcctggttcaattcccagcacccacatggtcaccaccacctgtaacttaagtcccagaggatctgatgccttcttctggcctccacagacatcagGCATGAAacacatgcgggcaaaacactcatgcacatgaaataataaaataaataaacaaacaaaaaagaatgcactGGGTCAGACTGAAACACCTTTATCAAGCTCCAGGCAATCTGGTGTGTGGATTGAGACTCTTTCCAGTGCTGACCTCCAATCGACTGTTCCTAGGCCATGGTTACCTTTAATAAATAAGCTTTTGTACCTAACCTGCTTCCCACCTGCCCAGCCTTCAAGTGGCCCTGACTAGCTGCTGACCTGCACCCCAGGCTTTACCTCGGCTCCCCTTCTTGCTATCGCTCTCAATCGCCAGGCTCTGCTTGTACTGCGTCACTCGGATCACCCCAGACTtctcaggaaactgaggtacGGAGATGCTCTGGGCCAGGACCACGTAGATTTTCCTCCCGTCCACATCCAGGTCTCGCCGCTGGCGGATGTAGACATACTGCATAGCCAGTCAAGGTATGATTTGAGCATGAGGAAAGCAGCCCACTCTGGTGGCAAAGGGAAGCCACTCTGTGCCTTCTCCCTGGCATCTGCTCCCTTCTGCTGAGACCTCACTTACTGCCTCCTTCCCCTGCAAAGCTGAACCTCACATCCAACCATAGTTCTCACTTGGAGAGCGCTGTCACCTACCTGTGAATGGTCCCTGGAGTTCTCGGTTATGCAAAGATCacattccttcttcctccaagaagacacacagagagcaCTGTTCACTTAGCTGTAATCATGGGGAAGCTAGCCAAATGTTCTCAGACTTAGTTTCTCTATCTAGAAAAAGGGAGTGCTATTGGTCCTCAGGCAGGAATGTTGGGAGCACTAGAGAAATCCGGGTGTAGAAATAGCACTGGATAGAAATAGTATTGATCCTGTCTTGTCCTCATCCATAGCTGTAATCACAGACCTCTACACAGGAAGGTATCCATGTCACAACTAAAACTGTAGGAAGACACATAGATACCTCAAGTTATAGTAGGCAGATGGTCTGTTTGGGGAAAAACTAGTTCACCAAGAAGAGCAAAGCTATTTCACCTCTAAAAGCATGCACAGAACATTCCCACAGTCGACAGCAAATGTTAGCACATGTATATCCcatctttattttctattaattttagtGTACAGAGTGATGAGTTTCATCATGGCATTTTCATCCAAACATATCATACTTTCCCACCTCTCCCGCCCTTAGGTAGGTTATTGTCAGGAATTTGTTCACAGCAACAAGGGATCAATATGCTTAGATGTGAGGAAAAACTCCCTACAGTTCAGTCCATTGCTTTACTTTATAAACACAGAAATGAGGAGAAAAAGCACCTGGTGTCAAGAAACAGCAGTCGGCTGGAcggcagtggtgcacacttttaatcccagcactcgggaggcagagccaggtggatctctgtgagttcaaggccagcctgggctacagagcgagatccaggacaggcaccaaaactacacaaagaaaccctgtcttggaaaaagaaagaaagaaagagagagagagagagagagagagagagagagagagagagagagagagagagagaaaggaagaaaggaagaaagaaaggaaaaaaagaaagagcagtcAAGaggaccttgctggaggaagaaagCTAGAAACAAAGAGGGTGAGAGTCCTGGTTGCTCTCTCTTACCAATCTGATGCCTGTCATCTCACTTCCACggaccccacctcctcctctgtaAGATCAAGATCAAAGTGTCTGGACCAAAACTCTTCATAAACTGTTCCTCCGAGGCcccaattcttttgtttgtttgtttgtttttgttttttgagacagggtttctctgtgtagctttggagcctttcctggaactcactctgtagcccaggctggcctcgaactcacagagatccgcctgcctctgcctcccgagtgctgggattaaaggcatgcgccaccaccgcctggctcagggCCCCAATTCTAAGGCCCCACCATCTCTCTCTTTGGACACCTTGTCTGGAAAGGATGCGGTATCTTCCAGTGACTCTATGTGAGGTTACTATCCTATGTGATCACCCCCGGAAATCACACTCTGAAGTCTCTGAGAGTCACACAAGCAGCTGCAGCGTTAGCAGACGGTTCCACAAGGATCCAAAACAGTGTTGTCCGTGATTGCTTTAAAATGAATGGATCCCAGCGTAGGACGGCGACTGGGGAACACAGGACACTGTGTGAGAAAGGATACATCTCTGTTGGACAAAGGGAAGGGGTACTTCACTTCCCAGTAGGCCACCATCTGTCCATCACATTCCTTTTCATAGAGTTCTGAAGGAGAACACAGGAAGTTAACGTATCGGAAGAGTTCAGTGCTTTCAAGAAGCCTATTATAGCCTCAGTGTGTGATAAACCTCTAACTCATCAGACGTAGAAGTGTTTATTGACAGAAAAGTATATTTGCTACCCCTGAAACCTTGCTGCTCAAGGATAGCCTAGAAGACAGAGAACCACAGGAAACCTAAATAAGCCCAGCCTTTGTCCACTGTACCAACAGCATGCTGGGATAACATGGGTGTCAAGAAATTATCAGTGGCTTTAAACAGGTAAACCACCAGATGTCAGTAGAGGACCAGGAGTTTTGCTTctccccagccacacacacacacacacacacacacacacacacacacacacacacacacacacacacatatcatcaaGGTTTGCTTCCCTACAGTTGGCCAGAGACTGAGGAAGTCACAGAGTCTGGTATGTTTAGGTTCACGGCATCTGGGAAACAAAAGGCTCATCCAGGGCCGTGTCCGTGGACAGCTACAATGCGGCTGAACCGTGAGCTTGTTTCTCCACAACATGCCACAGCTCCAGTAACTAAATTCCCTTAACGTTTGTGCTCTTGTGCAACTCTCACAGGAGATGGCAAAGGAACTGAAGAGCAGACATGTGCCCAGGCTGTGTGGTGGCCTCTCATCTAACTACCCAGGAAAGGATCAAGATGCCCCTGTGGGAGATGCATCGGGGTACAATTAGCATTTAAAAGAAATCTAGTAGAAGCAGACTATGGGTTAGGGAGCTTTGTGGGCCCTCGGTGCCACAGAATACTGTGGACAGTCGTGAGAGCAAGGGATAAGTGCATCTGTTGCCTCTACCTGCTCAGTAttcacgcacacgcacacgcacacctgTCCATCTCTACTATGAGGTTTAAGTAGGCAAAGTGTTCAGGGCTAGTCCAAGGAGCCAGACATGACTATAGCAATCAAGTGGCCAGGGCTTTAGTTTGCTCCTGTAGTAAGCTTAGGTCCAATTAGTCCCAAGGCTCTTGGGTACTCCTAAAATCCAGGAGCAGTAAGGTAAGGACTCCCAGATTGTTCTAGCAAAGCTAACAGTGGCTTTTACTGTACCAGAAAGCACAGTGTGAAGAGCTGATGGTAGGTAACAGAGTAAGAGGCCCTGCGGCTACTTTTCTTCTTAAAGTCGGGTGTGTTAGCTGACATGAACAAAGAGGATTTGTAGGCTGTCTGCTTCCTCACATTGCTCCTTTCCCAGCAGAACCCACCTGGGCATCTGTTGGCAAAGTCTGTATCACATGACAGCGTTATGGCggctggggagagggagacagtgCCAGCCTCCTCCTTTGGAGAGGCCAGTGTGCTGATGTCCCCTAATGAGGGGAAGTATGCGAGAACAAGAAGCGGCCCCAATACCATGACCAGTGTTCACAGACTGAGCAGTCCCCCTGCGATGAACGGTGGAGAAGGAGTTCTGGGATTCTGGCTGACTTTTGTTAAGAAAATGAGACTCTCTTTCCTAGAGTTATTTGCATGATTAGAGTATGATCCTGTGTCCTCTGAAGGACACTCTCGTAAGGAGCGGGAATCTACCTGAGAAATAGGTCAATGCAGAGAAACACAGTCTAGAGCTGATGAAACATCCTGGCAGGATTGTTGAGGGGCCCAAAGCAACagcactcacagaagccagaaactCCTGGATCTTTCCCTGCCATGAATACTATATTCTTctttaaaggggggggggagataaggCTGCTTCTTTGATAGTTGCAGAAGCCCTTGGCTGACTGTGCAagtttcttccacagtggctgagaTGGCAGGGGACATCCTACCCCGTCTAAGATGCAGGAAGCTTCCTATATAATGCTTTTCAGCTCTATTTCTCCAAAGTAAAACCTCTACTATGTAGACTATGTAGGCTCTGGATTCTTTTCCTGCCTTAGGTCATGAAATGTACTCAGCTTAACTGCtagggggggttgggggagagcaTCACCACCCAACAACATCAACTGCCAGTGAACTTCTGACCATGCTGCCTTCCCTCAGGCAGGTGTCTGGACCTCCAGTACCCTCCAGGCCCTCAGAATCCCACTCCCAAGCAACTGTGAGGACAAAGGGCAGACTGACTCTGAGATATGGGCAGAACAGTACTGGAAATGGCGACCTGGGTTTCAGCCTCAAGTATACACGACTAAATTAGACAAGACTGGATTaacttcttgatttttttaagcaAGCCACCACTCACCTTTTACATATTGGTCCCATTTTTTCCTGTAGTCCAGGTCCATGTACACATCCGCGAGCAGAGCTGGAGAACAACCTTCCAGGACACCGAACACTTTATACTCATAAAGTCCAGTTGGCTATGGAAACAGAACGGGAGGAACACTCTGTTGATACCAGAGTTGAGTTTTTCTGTATCACAAGAAAAACAGCTGGGGCTGGGGTTCAACCATATCAACCACTGACCTCCGCTGGGGTCTTGGTGGCCACAGTATAGAAGGAGATAGGACCCCTGGTCTCATGTATCCTATATACAGCTGTAGGTACTGCTGGAGGGGATAGTTGTCAGCATTGGCCAGATGATTGAAGTAGGACATAAGATGAGTTATATAGTAAATAGTGTCTTTGGGGGGACCCATATCAACAGGTAGATAGAAAAAGCCTCTATAGGGACCATCTCCCAAGATTTATCTGGATATAATGTTCTAAATGTCAGAAGGACCAGTCACTGGGAGATGAAGAAAGACATGCTTCAAGAGAGAAGTCTCGAACGAGCAGTAGGAGCTGCGGGTAGAAAAGTTGTGGAGTCAAGACACCAAAGATCCTGGAAAACCATGGGAAGAGGTAAAGTTTTGATTCTCATCGCTTTGGAAAACTAAAGATGTCTGTGGACAGAGGCATGGCCAGATATGACTAGGGATACATTAGAAATGACCAGATCTAACTAGATTTTAAAAGATCAGGAGTCTTGGTAGAGAACAGTGCCATAGGTGAACAGATGGCTTTAATACCCAGTGCATTAATCCCGATAATAGATGGTCACCAAAAACAGTGAGCTAACAGCAATGGTGGGGATGCCAGGAATTGTTGCTGGAAGGATGACGAGAAGAAAGCAGATCACCAAGGAGGAATCTCCATTGTTAGACATGGTCGGTGAGGAAGTGGCCCTCACCGACACAGAAGAAATTGGAGAAGGGAGGGACCTGTGAGGCATGCAAGAGGTCTAGTTTGGTCTGGTTGATTAGCAGATACCAGGCACATATCCATGTTACATAGTCAACCAGAACTCTGAGTGGGGTGTATAGTTTTATATATCCACTGAGTACAATGAAACCAATGCATTTTGCGAAGTCATTcacaagacagagtttttctattGTTTATATGGAGGAGGGGTTATATGTGGGGttgtttatgcttttattttttattgagaaagaaaactaaaaagggAATCGCCATCAGCTTCAAATCATGTTGAAACAGACGGTCCAGTTGTTTAGAAAAAGACAATTTCTAGATTACACGTATAA
This Peromyscus maniculatus bairdii isolate BWxNUB_F1_BW_parent chromosome 8, HU_Pman_BW_mat_3.1, whole genome shotgun sequence DNA region includes the following protein-coding sequences:
- the Pctp gene encoding phosphatidylcholine transfer protein isoform X2, producing the protein MAGAAGCFSDEQFREACAELQQPELAGADWQLLVEASGITIYRLLDQPTGLYEYKVFGVLEGCSPALLADVYMDLDYRKKWDQYVKELYEKECDGQMVAYWEVKYPFPLSNRDYVYIRQRRDLDVDGRKIYVVLAQSISVPQFPEKSGVIRVTQYKQSLAIESDSKKGSREWRSKLFERHGEGLSESPQENLTRRMGPQHP
- the Pctp gene encoding phosphatidylcholine transfer protein isoform X1; amino-acid sequence: MAGAAGCFSDEQFREACAELQQPELAGADWQLLVEASGITIYRLLDQPTGLYEYKVFGVLEGCSPALLADVYMDLDYRKKWDQYVKELYEKECDGQMVAYWEVKYPFPLSNRDYVYIRQRRDLDVDGRKIYVVLAQSISVPQFPEKSGVIRVTQYKQSLAIESDSKKGSRVFMYYFDNPGGQIPSWLINWAAKNGVPNFLKDMVKACQNHPKKT